A genomic segment from Chiroxiphia lanceolata isolate bChiLan1 chromosome 27, bChiLan1.pri, whole genome shotgun sequence encodes:
- the MEF2B gene encoding myocyte-specific enhancer factor 2B, translating into MGRKKIQISRILDQRNRQVTFTKRKFGLMKKAYELSVLCDCEIALIIFNSTNRLFQYASTDMDKVLLKYTEYSEPHESRTNSDILETLKRKGLGLESHELELDEGPEPGDKGRRLSEGVDLSVARNRFYSPGPLPEAAYGSSPPATDTSLGSASSSPQSQGRSPAFKPAAPKPPGRSPGPLPPGLGYPLFPAGGLNRALATKTPPPLYLGAEGRRGEAQGSLASARGGGSTARPLYPALQTLSPVLAPGSSSIPSHGLAGFPFLSPAQAADFGAGEVPPPPGFLQPGPPAWQHPRDMAALGVSSRIVSAEDPPPAPGSSPQHPAISIKSERVSPGLGCPSGTPQPPLASLASLSEASRGPGDLQPRDDYAKGYPYPLGAPRPPAEEQRVAVPPRRAQPMDVWQR; encoded by the exons ATGGGCCgtaaaaaaatacagatcagCCGAATTTTGGACCAGCGGAACCGGCAG GTGACGTTCACCAAGCGGAAATTCGGGCTGATGAAGAAGGCCTACGAGCTGAGCGTGCTGTGCGACTGCGAGATCGCCCTCATCATCTTCAACAGCACCAACCGGCTCTTCCAGTACGCCAGCACCGACATGGACAAGGTGCTGCTCAAGTACACGGAGTACAGCGAGCCCCACGAGAGCCGCACCAACTCCGACATCCTCGAG acGCTGAAGCGCAAGGGGCTGGGGTTGGAGAGCCACGAGCTGGAGCTGGACGAAGGCCCGGAGCCGGGGGACAAGGGGAGGAGGCTGAGCGAGGGCGTGGACCTGTCGGTGGCACGGAACAGGTTCTAC AGCCCGGGGCCGCTGCCCGAGGCCGCCTACGGCAGCTCCCCCCCGGCCACGGACACgtccctgggcagtgccagcagctccccccAGAGCCAGGGTCGCTCCCCCGCCTTCAAACCGGCAGCCCCGAAGCCCCCGGGTCGGTCCCCGGGGCCGCTGCCCCCAG GTCTCGGCTACCCCCTGTTCCCTGCGGGCGGCCTGAACCGAGCCCTGGCCACCAAGACCCCCCCCCCGCTGTACCTGGGGGCCGAGGGCCGGCGCGGGGAagcccagggcagcctggcGAGCGCCCGGGGCGGCGGCAGCACCGCG CGGCCGCTCTACCCGGCCCTGCAGACCCTGAGCCCCGTCCTCGCCCCGGGCAGCTCCAGCATCCCGAGCCACGGCCTCGCCGGCTTCCCCttcctcagcccagcccaggcgG cagATTTCGGGGCTGGCGAggtcccgccgccccccgggtTCCTGCAGCCCGGCCCCCCGGCGTGGCAGCACCCCCGGGACATGGCAGCACTGGG GGTCAGCAGCCGGATCGTCTCTGCCGAAGACCCTCCTCCGGCCCCCGGCTCCTCCCCGCAGCACCCAGCCATCAGCATCAAGTCGGAGCGGGTCTccccggggctgggctgcccctcgggcaccccccagccccccctggCCAGCCTGGCGTCCCTCAGCGAAGCCTCCCGAGGCCCCGGAGACCTCCAGCCCCGGGATGACTACGCCAAGGGGTACCCGTACCCCCTCGGTGCCCCCCGGCCGCCGGCGGAGGAGCAGAGGGTCGCGGTGCCCCCGCGGCGGGCGCAGCCCATGGACGTTTGGCAGAGATAG